A genomic window from Rattus norvegicus strain BN/NHsdMcwi chromosome 9, GRCr8, whole genome shotgun sequence includes:
- the Znrf4 gene encoding E3 ubiquitin-protein ligase ZNRF4 precursor, translated as MARSAWTRVAPLALVALWLVLSLSPTDAQVNLSSGDFLDLPALLGVPVDPKRARGYLLVARPADACLAIEGPGLDNRSLDPLVLVQPLGCSWEHTGRRARRARATAASMGSEAPGQLRVFEDLEVTVRCDQSARVLLPHGEPCPEPECHPVVAASWALARALALAASTLFVLRQLWPWVRGWGSRGTAVKTQTCQKAQVRTFTRLSDLCAICLDDYEEGERLKILPCAHAYHCRCIDPWFSRAARRSCPLCKQSVASTHDGSTDGSIGGDEAPLPGHRPPIWAIQARLRSRRLELLARTVPCRRCNSTTSLGMAENVAPSEATPEPS; from the coding sequence ATGGCGCGGTCGGCGTGGACACGGGTAGCCCCGCTGGCCCTGGTGGCTCTCTGGCTGGTCCTGTCCCTGTCGCCCACGGACGCTCAGGTTAACCTGAGCTCTGGGGACTTCCTGGACCTCCCAGCGCTGCTTGGGGTTCCCGTGGACCCCAAGAGGGCACGCGGATACCTGCTGGTGGCCCGGCCGGCCGACGCCTGCCTCGCCATCGAGGGCCCCGGGCTTGACAACCGCTCACTGGACCCACTGGTGCTGGTCCAGCCCCTGGGCTGCTCCTGGGAGCACACAGGACGGCGAGCACGGAGAGCCAGAGCCACAGCAGCCTCAATGGGTTCTGAGGCCCCAGGGCAGCTGCGCGTGTTTGAGGACCTGGAAGTGACCGTGCGCTGCGACCAGTCAGCACGCGTGCTGCTTCCGCATGGGGAACCCTGTCCCGAACCCGAGTGTCATCCCGTAGTGGCTGCGTCCTGGGCCCTTGCTCGAGCGCTAGCCCTGGCTGCGTCTACGCTGTTCGTGCTGCGGCAGCTGTGGCCGTGGGTCCGGGGCTGGGGGAGCCGGGGCACCGCGGTGAAGACGCAGACGTGCCAGAAGGCGCAAGTGCGCACATTCACGCGCCTCAGTGACCTGTGCGCCATCTGCCTGGACGACTACGAGGAGGGGGAACGGCTCAAGATCCTGCCCTGTGCGCATGCGTACCACTGTCGCTGCATAGACCCCTGGTTCTCGCGCGCCGCGCGGCGTTCGTGTCCTCTATGCAAGCAGTCGGTGGCCAGCACGCACGACGGTTCCACGGACGGCAGCATAGGCGGCGACGAAGCACCCCTGCCCGGACACCGCCCGCCTATATGGGCCATCCAGGCCCGGCTGCGCTCCCGCAGGCTCGAGTTGCTAGCGCGGACAGTACCCTGCCGTCGCTGCAACAGCACCACGTCCCTGGGGATGGCTGAGAACGTGGCGCCCTCAGAAGCGACCCCCGAGCCCTCCTGA